The following coding sequences lie in one Notolabrus celidotus isolate fNotCel1 chromosome 6, fNotCel1.pri, whole genome shotgun sequence genomic window:
- the LOC117814342 gene encoding LOW QUALITY PROTEIN: netrin-4-like (The sequence of the model RefSeq protein was modified relative to this genomic sequence to represent the inferred CDS: inserted 1 base in 1 codon), with protein MRLWTLLVFIRCAASLDPADAPKPKSPAVESRCSRRACNPRMGNLAQGRVLSTLSVCGSNSTEPFCFFKETSAPPSRGSCRAAKCSKCNSAVPSQAHPPSAMSDSPFRNPDTWWQSAEGVKEEMLQLDLETEFFLTHLIMVFRSSRPAAMVLERSQDYGHTWNTLKYFAKDCEEMFGLAEGTPGLENGATCTSKYSGAFPCTRGEVIYRALSPWHSVDPYGPAAQDQLMITNLRVRLLQHQPCPCQAKHPAAATLPTHHYAIYDFIVKGSCLCNGHAEQCVPASSYKPSLQKTNNLVHGKCVCRHNTAGDHCERCAPLYNDRPWQAANGITGMPHECQKCKCNGHAKSCHFSRGLWLASGRRSGGVCDDCHHNTEGRHCQNCKKGFFRDPSQPXTGPDSCKPCSCHPVGSVPSGGRPLCNPSSGECTCKPGVGGLQCDSCMLGYWGLHEYGCRPCDCTGDCDPYTGDCVSGSDVEVFYTAAGHMGHSSNNSETALFRVEELFSALHHSEKCECVEVTLGSPKLFCAAEYDYVLLVRVMSAHDKGSHAEVEVKVKKVFFQNPQLRIQRGSVTLYPESWTTQGCTCPILNPGSEYLVAGHEDWRSSRLMVNTKSLVKPWKSSLGHKILDILRTDCGHR; from the exons ATGAGACTGTGGACTTTGCTTGTCTTCATTCGGTGCGCAGCCTCTCTGGATCCAGCCG ACGCACCTAAGCCCAAGAGTCCAGCTGTGGAGAGCCGCTGCTCCAGAAGAGCTTGTAACCCCCGCATGGGCAACCTGGCCCAGGGAAGAGTACTGAGCACCTTGTCAGTGTGTGGATCCAACTCCACTGAACCCTTCTGCTTCTTCAAAGAGACTTCTGCGCCCCCCAGCAGGGGTTCCTGCCGAGCAGCAAAATGCAGCAAGTGTAACTCCGCTGTCCCTAGCCAGGCACACCCGCCCTCTGCCATGAGTGACTCCCCTTTCCGAAACCCTGACACTTGGTGGCAGTCTGCGGAGGGAGTGAAGGAGGAGATGCTCCAGTTAGACCTGGAGACAGAGTTTTTCCTAACCCACCTCATCATGGTGTTCCGCTCCTCCCGCCCTGCTGCGATGGTGCTGGAGAGATCCCAGGACTATGGGCACACCTGGAACACACTTAAGTATTTTGCCAAAGACTGTGAGGAGATGTTTGGCCTGGCTGAGGGGACGCCAGGCTTGGAGAATGGAGCTACCTGCACCTCAAAGTATTCAGGAGCTTTCCCTTGTACCAGAGGAGAG GTGATCTATCGAGCGTTGTCGCCCTGGCACTCAGTGGATCCGTACGGACCGGCAGCTCAGGACCAGCTCATGATCACCAACCTGAGGGTGCGTCTGCTGCAGCACCAGCCGTGTCCTTGCCAGGCCAAACACCCTGCTGCTGCCACCCTGCCCACACATCATTACGCCATCTATGACTTTATTGTGAAAGGTAGCTGCCTTTGTAATGGACATGCTGAGCAGTGTGTACCAGCCAGCAGCTACAAACCCAGCCTACAGAAGACCAATAACTTG GTCCACGGCAAGTGTGTTTGCAGACATAACACAGCCGGTGACCACTGCGAGCGCTGTGCTCCTCTCTACAATGACCGACCCTGGCAGGCTGCCAACGGCATCACAGGGATGCCGCACGAGTGCCAGA AGTGCAAGTGTAACGGCCACGCCAAGAGCTGTCACTTCAGTCGTGGATTGTGGCTGGCTTCCGGGAGGCGAAGTGGAGGCGTGTGTGACGACTGCCACCACAACACGGAGGGCCGTCACTGCCAGAACTGTAAGAAAGGCTTCTTCAGAGATCCGAGTCAAC AAACTGGCCCTGACTCCTGCAAAC CCTGTTCCTGCCACCCTGTAGGCTCCGTCCCCTCAGGGGGTCGCCCTCTCTGTAACCCCAGCAGCGGGGAGTGCACTTGTAAGCCTGGTGTCGGAGGCCTCCAATGTGACAGTTGCATGCTGGGATACTGGGGGCTTCATGAATACGGCTGCCGTCCATGCGACTGCACTGGGGATTGTGACCCTTACACTGGGGACTGCGTTTCTGG CTCTGATGTGGAGGTCTTCTATACAGCCGCTGGCCACATGGGACACAGCAGCAATAATAGTGAGACGGCACTCTTTAGGGTAGAGGAGCTTTTCTCTGCACTGCACCACTCTG AGAAATGTGAGTGTGTAGAGGTTACTCTTGGCAGCCCGAAACTCTTCTGTGCTGCAGAGTACGACTATG TGCTGCTGGTGAGGGTGATGTCAGCTCACGATAAAGGCTCCCATGCAGAGGTGGAGGTAAAGGTCAAGAAGGTCTTTTTCCAGAACCCTCAGTTGAGGATCCAGAGAGGAAGCGTCACCCTTTACCCAGAGTCCTGGACCACACAGGGCTGTACCTGCCCCATCCTCAACCCAG gATCTGAGTACCTGGTGGCTGGTCACGAGGACTGGAGAAGCAGCCGGCTTATGGTCAACACAAAGAGCTTGGTTAAACCCTGGAAGTCAAGCCTGGGACACAAAATCCTCGACATACTCAGAACAGACTGTGGTCACCGCTAA